The Onychomys torridus chromosome 4, mOncTor1.1, whole genome shotgun sequence genome includes a window with the following:
- the LOC118582583 gene encoding olfactory receptor 4F3/4F16/4F29-like codes for MEGVNQSVVSEFVFLGLTNSWNIQLMLFVFSSMFYVASMMGNSLIVFTVASDPHLHSPMYFLLANLSFIDLGVSSVTSPKMIYDLFRKHKVISFRGCVTQIFFIHVIGGVEMVLLIAMAFDRYVAICKPLHYLTIMNPRMCILFLVAAWVVGLMHSLVQLAFVVDLPFCGPNVLDSFYCDLPRFIKLACIDTYQLEFMATANSGFISVGSFIILIISYIVIIVTVQKHSASGSSKALSTLSAHISVVVLFFGPLIFFYTWPSPSTNLDKFLFIFDAVVTPFLNPVIYTFRNKEMKVAMKRVCRQLVSYRKTA; via the coding sequence ATGGAAGGAGTGAATCAGTCTGTGGTGTCAGAGTTTGTGTTCCTGGGACTCACCAACTCCTGGAATATTCAACTAATGCTCTTTGTGTTCTCCTCTATGTTTTATGTGGCAAGCATGATGGGAAACTCCCTCATCGTGTTCACTGTGGCTTCTGACCCTCATCTACACTCTCCCATGTACTTTCTATTGGCTAACCTCTCCTTTATTGATTTGGGTGTTTCTTCTGTTACTTCTCCCAAGATGATTTATGACTTATTCAGAAAACACAAAGTCATCTCCTTTAGAGGTTGTGTCACTCAAATCTTCTTCATCCATGTCATTGGTGGTGTGGAGATGGTGCTGCTCATAGCCATGGCCTTTGACAGGTATGTGGCCATATGTAAGCCTCTCCATTACTTGACAATTATGAACCCAAGGATGTGCATCTTGTTTTTAGTGGCTGCCTGGGTGGTTGGCCTTATGCATTCTCTGGTTCAATTGGCTTTTGTAGTAGATTTACCTTTCTGTGGACCAAATGTATTGGACAGTTTCTACTGTGACCTTCCTCGGTTTATCAAACTTGCCTGTATAGACACTTACCAACTGGAATTCATGGCCACAGCCAATAGTGGGTTCATCTCTGTGGGGTCCTTCATCATATTGATCATTTCTTATATTGTCATCATAGTCACTGTACAAAAACACTCTGCAAGTGGTTCCTCCAAAGCCCTGTCCACACTTTCAGCTCACATCTCTGTGGTGGTTTTATTCTTTGGTCCTTTGATTTTCTTCTATACTTGGCCTTCTCCTTCTACAAACCTGGataaatttctgtttatttttgatgCAGTTGTTACTCCTTTTCTGAATCCTGTGATCTATACATTcaggaataaagaaatgaaggttGCAATGAAGAGAGTATGCAGACAGCTGGTTAGTTATAGGAAAACTGCTTAA